Proteins encoded by one window of Streptacidiphilus sp. PB12-B1b:
- a CDS encoding TetR/AcrR family transcriptional regulator produces MAEHRQLQRDALLEAARALLAEGGMEALSFPNLARRTGLARSSVYEYFGSRAAVVAELCAVDFPAWAAEIAEAVAAERTPAARVEAYVRAQLALAGDPRHRAVAAISAGELDDTARERIRASHGQLVGLVVSALADLGHRQPGLTAVLVQGVVEAAVKRLEIGAAEDPTAITESAVALVMHGVTVVAD; encoded by the coding sequence CTGGCCGAGCATCGTCAGCTGCAGCGCGACGCGCTGCTGGAGGCCGCCCGCGCACTGCTCGCCGAGGGCGGCATGGAGGCCCTGAGCTTCCCCAACCTCGCCCGCCGGACCGGTCTGGCCCGCTCCTCCGTCTACGAGTACTTCGGCTCCCGCGCCGCCGTCGTCGCCGAGCTGTGCGCGGTGGACTTCCCCGCGTGGGCGGCCGAGATCGCCGAGGCGGTGGCGGCCGAGCGGACGCCCGCCGCGCGGGTCGAGGCGTACGTCCGGGCGCAGCTGGCGCTCGCCGGGGATCCCCGGCACCGCGCGGTGGCCGCCATCTCGGCGGGCGAGCTGGACGACACCGCGCGGGAGCGGATCCGGGCCTCGCACGGCCAGCTGGTCGGCCTGGTCGTCAGCGCGCTGGCCGATCTCGGCCACCGGCAGCCGGGGCTGACCGCCGTGCTGGTGCAGGGTGTGGTGGAGGCGGCGGTGAAGCGGCTGGAGATCGGCGCGGCCGAGGATCCGACGGCCATCACCGAGAGCGCCGTCGCCCTGGTCATGCACGGCGTCACCGTCGTCGCCGACTGA
- a CDS encoding phosphatidate cytidylyltransferase has translation MAQTQYMPPVADSLGPDRSYRAAPPGEPRSQQQGPPQQSPEPEQGDGRPGPGQQSGQPQPEEATRLTGPLFRDDVPPPPPPVSGAEQTAILPPISDDSPAPPGFHPAPPGGPAVPAAPSAPRPPGSAPAAARTPQPPKAPKGGRDLRAAVGVGVGLGVVVVASLVFVKWLFVGVVAAVVVIGMWELTSRLKESKGIDVPLVPLVVGGVAMLVSAYLGGPEASVIALALTSLAVLVWRMAQPPEDYLRDVTAGIFTAFYVPFLATFVMLLLAAHDGPQRVVVFMVLTVCSDTGAYAAGSRFGKHKLAPRISPGKTREGLAGGVLLCMLAGALGMQFMITGGSWWQGLVLGACVAVSATLGDLGESMIKRDLGIKDMGTMLPGHGGIMDRLDSLLPTAPVVWLVLVGFVGAH, from the coding sequence ATGGCGCAGACTCAGTACATGCCGCCAGTCGCCGATAGCCTCGGACCGGACCGCTCCTACCGGGCGGCCCCTCCCGGGGAGCCGCGCTCGCAGCAGCAGGGCCCCCCGCAGCAGAGCCCGGAGCCGGAGCAGGGCGACGGCCGGCCGGGGCCCGGGCAGCAGAGCGGCCAGCCGCAGCCCGAGGAGGCGACCCGGCTGACCGGGCCGCTGTTCCGCGACGACGTGCCCCCTCCTCCGCCGCCGGTCTCCGGCGCGGAGCAGACCGCGATCCTGCCGCCGATATCCGACGACTCGCCCGCCCCGCCCGGCTTCCACCCGGCCCCGCCGGGAGGCCCCGCCGTGCCCGCCGCACCGTCGGCCCCGCGCCCGCCCGGCTCCGCCCCGGCGGCGGCCCGGACGCCGCAGCCCCCCAAGGCCCCCAAGGGCGGCCGTGACCTGCGCGCCGCCGTCGGCGTCGGCGTCGGCCTCGGGGTGGTCGTGGTGGCCTCGCTGGTCTTCGTGAAGTGGCTGTTCGTCGGCGTCGTCGCGGCGGTCGTCGTGATCGGCATGTGGGAGCTGACCAGCCGGCTCAAGGAGAGCAAGGGGATCGACGTCCCCCTGGTCCCGCTGGTCGTCGGCGGCGTCGCCATGCTGGTCAGCGCCTACCTCGGCGGGCCGGAGGCGTCGGTCATCGCGCTGGCGCTCACCTCGCTGGCGGTGCTGGTCTGGCGAATGGCCCAACCGCCCGAGGACTACCTGCGGGACGTCACGGCGGGCATCTTCACCGCCTTCTACGTCCCCTTCCTGGCGACCTTCGTGATGCTGCTGCTGGCCGCGCACGACGGGCCGCAGCGGGTCGTGGTCTTCATGGTGCTGACGGTGTGCAGCGACACCGGCGCATACGCCGCCGGTTCGCGCTTCGGCAAGCACAAGCTCGCGCCCCGGATCAGCCCCGGCAAGACCCGCGAGGGCCTGGCCGGCGGCGTCCTGCTGTGCATGCTGGCGGGCGCCCTGGGCATGCAGTTCATGATCACCGGCGGCTCCTGGTGGCAGGGCCTGGTCCTGGGCGCCTGCGTGGCGGTCAGCGCCACCCTGGGCGACCTGGGCGAATCCATGATCAAGCGCGACCTGGGCATCAAGGACATGGGCACGATGCTGCCCGGCCACGGCGGCATCATGGACCGGCTGGACTCCTTGCTGCCCACCGCCCCGGTGGTATGGCTGGTCCTGGTCGGCTTCGTCGGCGCGCACTGA
- the tsf gene encoding translation elongation factor Ts — protein MANTTAADVKKLRELTGAGMMDCKKALDESEGDVDKAVELLRIKGQKGVAKREGRDATNGAVVSLLEDGDKGVLVELNCETDFVAKGGRFVEVANALAAHVAKTSPADIETALASEINPGQTVQQFVDEANASLGEKIVFRRFAQFTGGAYVAAYMHRTDPDLPPAIGVLVELDKENAEIAKDVAQHIAAFAPTFLSREDIPAETLDSERRIAEATAREEGKPEAALPRIVEGRVTGFVKENAVLEQAFAKDNKKTVQKVLDEAGVKLVRFARFRVGA, from the coding sequence ATGGCGAACACCACCGCCGCTGACGTCAAGAAGCTCCGTGAGCTCACCGGCGCCGGAATGATGGACTGTAAGAAGGCCCTGGACGAGTCGGAGGGCGACGTCGACAAGGCTGTCGAGCTGCTCCGCATCAAGGGCCAGAAGGGCGTCGCCAAGCGCGAGGGCCGTGACGCCACCAACGGCGCCGTGGTCTCCCTGCTGGAGGACGGCGACAAGGGTGTCCTGGTCGAGCTGAACTGCGAGACCGACTTCGTCGCCAAGGGCGGCCGCTTCGTGGAGGTCGCCAACGCGCTGGCCGCCCACGTCGCCAAGACCTCCCCGGCCGACATCGAGACCGCTCTGGCCAGCGAGATCAACCCGGGCCAGACCGTCCAGCAGTTCGTGGACGAGGCCAACGCGAGCCTGGGCGAGAAGATCGTCTTCCGTCGCTTCGCGCAGTTCACCGGTGGTGCGTACGTCGCGGCGTACATGCACCGCACCGACCCCGACCTGCCGCCGGCCATCGGCGTCCTGGTCGAGCTCGACAAGGAGAACGCGGAGATCGCCAAGGACGTCGCGCAGCACATCGCCGCCTTCGCCCCCACCTTCCTCTCCCGCGAGGACATCCCGGCCGAGACGCTGGACAGCGAGCGCCGCATCGCCGAGGCCACCGCCCGCGAGGAGGGCAAGCCCGAGGCTGCCCTGCCGCGCATCGTCGAGGGTCGCGTCACCGGCTTCGTCAAGGAGAACGCGGTCCTGGAGCAGGCGTTCGCCAAGGACAACAAGAAGACCGTGCAGAAGGTCCTGGACGAGGCCGGCGTCAAGCTGGTCCGCTTCGCCCGCTTCCGCGTCGGCGCCTGA
- the pyrH gene encoding UMP kinase, protein MHQEESMQMTTEDGSRRRVLLKLSGEAFAGGGGLGVDPDVVHAIAREIATVVRGGTEVAVVIGGGNFFRGAELQQRGMDRARSDYMGMLGTVMNCLALQDFLMKEGIETRVQTAITMGQVAEPYLPLRAVRHLEKGRVVIFGAGMGMPYFSTDTTAVQRALEIHAEVLLMGKNGVDGVYDSDPRTNPGAVKFDGLEYSEVITRDLKVADLTAITLCKDNDLPILVFELLAEGNIARAVRGEKIGTLINGAADRS, encoded by the coding sequence ATGCACCAGGAGGAGTCGATGCAGATGACCACCGAGGACGGTTCGCGCCGCCGCGTACTGCTCAAGCTCTCCGGCGAGGCTTTCGCCGGCGGGGGCGGACTCGGCGTTGATCCGGACGTGGTCCACGCCATCGCCCGGGAGATCGCCACCGTGGTCCGCGGCGGGACCGAGGTCGCCGTGGTGATCGGCGGCGGCAACTTCTTCCGCGGGGCCGAACTGCAGCAGCGCGGCATGGACCGGGCCCGCTCGGACTACATGGGCATGCTCGGCACGGTGATGAACTGCCTGGCGCTGCAGGACTTCCTGATGAAGGAAGGCATCGAGACCCGGGTGCAGACCGCCATCACCATGGGCCAGGTCGCCGAGCCGTACCTGCCGCTGCGGGCCGTGCGCCACCTGGAGAAGGGGCGCGTGGTGATCTTCGGTGCGGGTATGGGCATGCCGTACTTCTCCACCGACACCACCGCCGTCCAGCGCGCCCTGGAGATCCACGCCGAGGTGCTGCTGATGGGCAAGAACGGGGTGGACGGCGTCTACGACTCCGACCCCCGGACCAACCCGGGCGCGGTGAAGTTCGACGGCCTGGAATACTCCGAGGTGATCACGCGTGATCTCAAGGTCGCCGACCTCACCGCGATCACGCTCTGCAAGGACAACGACCTGCCGATCCTGGTGTTCGAGCTGCTGGCCGAGGGCAATATCGCCCGCGCGGTCCGCGGTGAGAAGATCGGCACGTTGATCAACGGGGCGGCCGACCGTAGCTGA
- a CDS encoding aspartate aminotransferase family protein, with product MSADPATKDLSKSAYDHLWMHFTRMSSYENNPVPTIVRGEGTYIYDSNGRKYLDGLAGLFVVQAGHGRAELAEVARKQAEKLAFFPIWSYAHPAAVELAERLAGYAPGDLNKVFFTTGGGEAVETAWKLAKQYFKLTGEHTKYKVISRAVAYHGTPQGALSITGLPALKAPFEPLVPGAHKVPNTNIYRAPIFGDDPEAYGRWCADQIEQEILFEGPETVACVFLEPVQNAGGCFPPPPGYFQRVREICDQYNVLLVSDETICAFGRLGTMFACDKFDYIPDIITCAKGMTSGYSPIGAAIISDRIAEPFYKGDNTFLHGYTFGGHPVSSAVALANLDIFEREGLNKHVLANEDAFRSTLEKLHDLPIVGDVRGNGYFYGIELVKDKATKESFNDDECERILYGYVSKALFENGLYCRADDRGDPVIQLSPPLIADQSTFDEIEQILRTVLTEAWNRM from the coding sequence ATGAGCGCCGACCCGGCCACGAAGGACCTTTCGAAGTCCGCCTACGACCATCTGTGGATGCACTTCACCCGGATGTCCTCGTACGAGAACAACCCCGTGCCCACCATCGTCCGCGGCGAGGGCACCTACATCTACGACTCGAACGGTCGCAAGTACCTGGACGGCCTCGCGGGTCTGTTCGTGGTGCAGGCCGGCCACGGCCGCGCCGAGCTGGCCGAGGTCGCCCGCAAGCAGGCGGAGAAGCTCGCGTTCTTCCCGATCTGGAGCTACGCGCACCCCGCCGCCGTCGAGCTGGCCGAGCGCCTGGCGGGCTACGCCCCCGGCGACCTCAACAAGGTCTTCTTCACCACCGGTGGCGGCGAGGCCGTCGAGACCGCGTGGAAGCTGGCCAAGCAGTACTTCAAGCTGACCGGTGAGCACACCAAGTACAAGGTGATCTCCCGCGCGGTGGCGTACCACGGCACCCCCCAGGGCGCCCTGTCCATCACCGGCCTGCCGGCCCTGAAGGCCCCCTTCGAGCCGCTGGTCCCGGGTGCCCACAAGGTCCCCAACACCAACATCTACCGCGCCCCGATCTTCGGCGACGACCCCGAGGCGTACGGCCGCTGGTGCGCCGACCAGATCGAACAGGAGATCCTGTTCGAGGGCCCGGAGACGGTGGCCTGCGTCTTCCTGGAGCCGGTGCAGAACGCCGGCGGCTGCTTCCCGCCGCCGCCCGGGTACTTCCAGCGGGTCCGCGAGATCTGCGACCAGTACAACGTGCTGCTCGTCTCGGACGAGACCATCTGTGCCTTCGGCCGCCTCGGCACGATGTTCGCCTGCGACAAGTTCGACTACATCCCGGACATCATCACCTGCGCCAAGGGCATGACCTCGGGCTACTCCCCGATCGGTGCGGCGATCATCTCCGACCGGATCGCCGAGCCGTTCTACAAGGGCGACAACACCTTCCTGCACGGCTACACCTTCGGCGGACACCCGGTCTCCTCCGCCGTGGCCCTGGCCAACCTGGACATCTTCGAGCGCGAGGGCCTGAACAAGCACGTCCTCGCCAACGAGGACGCCTTCCGCTCCACCCTGGAGAAGCTGCACGACCTGCCGATCGTCGGCGACGTCCGCGGCAACGGCTACTTCTACGGCATCGAGCTGGTGAAGGACAAGGCCACCAAGGAGTCGTTCAACGACGACGAGTGCGAGCGCATCCTCTACGGCTACGTCTCCAAGGCCCTCTTCGAGAACGGCCTGTACTGCCGCGCCGACGACCGTGGCGACCCGGTCATCCAGCTGTCCCCGCCGCTGATCGCCGACCAGTCGACCTTCGACGAGATCGAGCAGATCCTGCGCACGGTGCTCACCGAGGCGTGGAACCGCATGTAG
- the rpsB gene encoding 30S ribosomal protein S2 translates to MAVVTMRELLESGVHFGHQTRRWNPKMKRFIFTERNGIYIIDLLQSLNYIDRAFEFVKETVAHGGSVLFVGTKKQAQEAIAEQATRVGMPYVNHRWLGGMLTNFSTVYKRLQRLKELSEIDFTDVAGSGLTKKELLVLQREYDKLEKTLGGIRDMQRVPSAVWVVDTKKEHIAVGEARKLHIPVVAILDTNCDPDEVDYKIPGNDDAIRSVSLLTRVIADAVAEGLMARSGAAKGDAKVEGGADQPLADWERELLVEGEKKADEAPAADAAADETPADETPADEAPAAEAAPAEAPAAEASAEAEQG, encoded by the coding sequence ATGGCCGTCGTCACGATGCGGGAGCTGCTGGAGAGCGGCGTCCACTTCGGTCACCAGACCCGTCGTTGGAATCCGAAGATGAAGCGGTTCATCTTCACGGAGCGCAACGGCATCTACATCATCGACCTGCTGCAGTCGCTGAACTACATCGACCGCGCCTTCGAGTTCGTCAAGGAGACGGTCGCCCACGGCGGCAGCGTCCTCTTCGTCGGCACGAAGAAGCAGGCGCAGGAGGCCATCGCGGAGCAGGCCACCCGCGTCGGCATGCCCTACGTCAACCACCGCTGGCTCGGCGGCATGCTGACCAACTTCTCCACGGTCTACAAGCGCCTGCAGCGGCTCAAGGAACTGAGCGAGATCGACTTCACGGATGTGGCCGGCTCGGGCCTCACCAAGAAGGAGCTGCTCGTCCTCCAGCGCGAGTACGACAAGCTGGAGAAGACCCTCGGCGGCATCCGCGACATGCAGCGCGTGCCCTCCGCGGTGTGGGTCGTCGACACCAAGAAGGAGCACATCGCCGTCGGTGAGGCGCGCAAGCTCCACATCCCGGTGGTGGCGATCCTCGACACCAACTGCGACCCCGACGAGGTCGACTACAAGATCCCCGGCAACGACGACGCCATCCGCTCGGTCAGCCTGCTGACCCGCGTGATCGCCGACGCCGTCGCCGAGGGCCTGATGGCCCGTTCCGGTGCCGCCAAGGGCGACGCCAAGGTCGAGGGCGGCGCCGACCAGCCGCTCGCCGACTGGGAGCGCGAGCTGCTCGTCGAGGGTGAGAAGAAGGCCGACGAGGCTCCGGCCGCCGACGCCGCGGCCGACGAGACCCCGGCCGACGAGACCCCGGCCGATGAGGCCCCGGCTGCCGAGGCTGCCCCCGCCGAGGCCCCCGCCGCCGAGGCTTCGGCCGAGGCCGAGCAGGGCTGA
- the whiG gene encoding RNA polymerase sigma factor WhiG: protein MPGPAQPPELSVAPPPARRPLDELWRSYKADGDPRLREQLILHYSPLVKYVAGRVGVGLPANVEQADFVSSGVFGLIDAIEKFDPARAIKFETYAISRIRGAIIDELRALDWIPRSVRQKARTVERAYATLELTLRRTPTDPEVAAEMGIALDDLHTIFSQLSLANVVALDELLNPGGEGDGSGRTSLVDTLEDTTADNPVEIAESRELRRLLARAINTLPEREKTVVSLYYYEGLTLAEIGQVLGVTESRVSQIHTKAVLQLRAKLSDAR from the coding sequence GTGCCCGGTCCGGCGCAGCCGCCGGAGCTGTCGGTCGCGCCGCCCCCGGCCCGGCGTCCCCTGGACGAGCTGTGGCGCAGCTACAAGGCCGACGGCGATCCCCGGCTGCGCGAGCAGCTGATCCTGCACTACTCGCCCCTGGTCAAGTACGTGGCCGGGAGGGTGGGGGTGGGCCTTCCGGCCAATGTGGAGCAGGCGGACTTCGTCTCCTCCGGCGTCTTCGGACTGATCGACGCCATCGAGAAGTTCGACCCCGCCCGGGCGATCAAGTTCGAGACCTATGCCATCAGCCGCATCCGCGGTGCCATCATCGACGAGCTGCGCGCCCTGGACTGGATCCCGCGCTCCGTCCGGCAGAAGGCGCGGACGGTTGAACGTGCCTACGCCACACTGGAACTGACGCTGCGTCGGACGCCGACCGATCCCGAGGTCGCCGCCGAGATGGGCATCGCCCTCGATGATCTGCACACCATCTTCAGCCAGTTGTCGCTGGCCAATGTCGTCGCCCTGGACGAGCTGCTCAACCCCGGCGGTGAGGGCGACGGCAGCGGTCGGACCAGCCTGGTGGACACCCTGGAGGACACCACCGCCGACAATCCGGTCGAGATCGCCGAGAGCCGGGAGCTGCGCCGACTGCTCGCCCGCGCCATCAACACCCTCCCCGAACGGGAGAAGACGGTGGTGAGTCTGTACTACTACGAGGGCCTGACCCTCGCCGAGATCGGCCAGGTGCTGGGGGTCACCGAGAGCAGGGTGAGCCAGATCCACACCAAGGCCGTGCTGCAACTGCGGGCCAAGCTCTCCGACGCGCGTTGA
- the rlmN gene encoding 23S rRNA (adenine(2503)-C(2))-methyltransferase RlmN yields the protein MPTKPGELTFVAPRGAKPPRHLADLSADERREAVAALGEKPFRADQLSRQYFARLSDRPEEWTDIPAAARGRLAEELLPELMSVVRDVSCDDDRTRKTLWKLFDGVLVESVLMRYPDRVTMCISSQAGCGMNCPFCATGQAGLTRNLSTAEIVEQIAAGMRAIKAGEFGGSAEGEAGAVRLSNVVFMGMGEPLANYKRVIAAVRRLTDPAPSGFGLSQRGITVSTVGLVPAMNRLAEEGLSVRLAVSLHAPDDELRDTLVPVNTRWKVDEVLDAAWNYAERSGRRISIEYALIKDINDQAWRADLLGRLLKNHRVHVNLIPLNPTPGSQWTASRPEDEREFVRRLQHHGVPVTVRDTRGQEIDGACGQLAAAG from the coding sequence ATGCCTACCAAGCCCGGTGAACTCACCTTTGTCGCGCCGCGTGGCGCGAAGCCCCCGCGCCACCTCGCCGACCTCAGCGCCGACGAGCGCCGCGAGGCGGTGGCCGCACTGGGCGAGAAGCCTTTCCGCGCCGACCAGCTCTCGCGCCAGTACTTCGCCCGCCTCTCCGACCGCCCCGAGGAGTGGACGGACATTCCGGCCGCCGCCCGGGGCAGACTCGCGGAGGAGCTCCTGCCGGAGCTGATGTCGGTGGTCCGGGACGTCTCCTGCGACGACGACCGCACCCGCAAGACGCTGTGGAAGCTGTTCGACGGCGTGCTGGTCGAGTCGGTGCTGATGCGCTACCCCGACCGGGTGACCATGTGCATCAGCTCGCAGGCCGGCTGCGGGATGAACTGCCCGTTCTGCGCCACCGGCCAGGCGGGCCTGACCCGCAACCTCTCCACGGCCGAGATCGTCGAGCAGATCGCGGCCGGGATGCGGGCGATCAAGGCGGGCGAGTTCGGCGGCAGCGCCGAGGGCGAGGCCGGGGCGGTGCGGCTGAGCAATGTCGTCTTCATGGGCATGGGCGAGCCGCTGGCCAACTACAAGCGGGTGATCGCCGCCGTCCGCCGGCTCACCGATCCCGCGCCGTCCGGCTTCGGCCTGTCGCAGCGCGGCATCACCGTCTCCACCGTGGGCCTGGTCCCGGCGATGAACCGGCTGGCCGAGGAGGGACTGAGCGTCCGGCTGGCGGTGTCGCTGCACGCGCCCGACGACGAGCTGCGGGACACCCTCGTCCCGGTCAACACCCGCTGGAAGGTGGACGAGGTGCTGGACGCGGCGTGGAACTACGCCGAGCGCTCCGGCCGCCGGATCTCCATCGAGTACGCCCTGATCAAGGACATCAACGACCAGGCATGGCGGGCCGACCTGCTGGGCCGCCTGCTGAAGAACCACCGGGTGCACGTCAACCTGATCCCGCTGAACCCGACGCCGGGCTCCCAGTGGACCGCCTCGCGCCCGGAGGACGAGCGCGAGTTCGTCCGGCGGCTGCAGCACCACGGCGTTCCGGTGACCGTCCGCGACACCCGGGGCCAGGAGATCGACGGCGCCTGCGGCCAGCTCGCCGCCGCCGGATAG
- the frr gene encoding ribosome recycling factor produces the protein MIEETLLEAEEKMEKAVAVAKDDFAAIRTGRAHPAMFNKIVAEYYGAVTPINQLASFSVPEPRMAVVSPFDKSSLRVIEEAIRNSDLGVNPSNDGSIIRVVFPQLTEERRREYIKVARTKGEDAKISIRAVRRKAKEILDKLSKDGEAGEDEVRRAEKELEDVTARYVTQVDELLKHKEAELLEV, from the coding sequence GTGATCGAAGAGACCCTCCTCGAAGCCGAGGAGAAGATGGAGAAGGCCGTCGCCGTCGCCAAGGACGACTTCGCCGCGATCCGTACCGGCCGTGCGCACCCCGCGATGTTCAACAAGATCGTCGCTGAGTACTACGGTGCGGTCACCCCGATCAACCAGCTGGCGTCCTTCTCGGTGCCCGAGCCGCGGATGGCGGTCGTCTCGCCGTTCGACAAGAGCTCGCTGCGGGTGATCGAGGAGGCCATCCGCAACTCGGACCTCGGCGTCAACCCGTCCAACGACGGTTCCATCATCCGGGTGGTGTTCCCGCAGCTCACCGAGGAGCGCCGGCGGGAGTACATCAAGGTCGCCCGCACCAAGGGCGAGGACGCCAAGATCTCCATCCGCGCGGTGCGCCGCAAGGCCAAGGAGATCCTGGACAAGCTGAGCAAGGACGGCGAGGCCGGCGAGGACGAGGTCCGCCGCGCCGAGAAGGAGCTCGAGGACGTCACCGCGCGCTATGTCACGCAGGTGGACGAGCTGCTGAAGCACAAGGAAGCCGAGCTCCTCGAGGTCTGA
- a CDS encoding Lrp/AsnC family transcriptional regulator: MANRDRNGSVPLDSVSKAIIEQLQEDGRRPYASIGKAVGLSEAAVRQRVQKLLDQGVMQIVAVTDPLTVGFTRQAMVGITVEGDIEPVADALAAMDEVDYVVVTAGSFDLMAELVCEDDEHLLELINKRIRALPGVRRTESFVYLKLRKQTYTWGTR; encoded by the coding sequence GTGGCCAACCGTGACCGGAACGGCAGCGTTCCCCTCGACTCCGTCTCCAAGGCGATCATCGAGCAGCTCCAGGAGGACGGCAGACGCCCGTACGCCAGCATCGGCAAGGCCGTGGGCCTGTCCGAGGCAGCCGTACGGCAGCGCGTCCAGAAGCTGCTCGACCAGGGTGTCATGCAGATCGTCGCGGTGACGGATCCGCTGACCGTGGGCTTCACCCGCCAGGCGATGGTGGGCATCACCGTCGAGGGCGACATAGAGCCGGTCGCGGACGCGCTGGCCGCCATGGACGAGGTCGACTACGTCGTCGTCACCGCGGGCTCGTTCGACCTGATGGCCGAACTGGTCTGCGAGGACGACGAGCACCTCCTCGAACTGATCAACAAGCGCATCCGCGCGCTTCCCGGCGTGCGGAGAACCGAAAGCTTCGTTTATCTGAAGCTACGGAAACAGACCTACACCTGGGGTACCCGATGA
- a CDS encoding M23 family metallopeptidase, whose translation MTSLHTPGGTGCRPPHLDGRTLLLAVGVLLWLAMALVGRPHPAHAAVVLHPDPLPYHDRLPYHDRLPRAAAPPPGPLLPVGRLPGDLLRRFDPPPLPWAAGHRGVDLAAAVGTPVLAVREGVVTFSGTVAGVGVLTVTHPGIGEPALRTTYEPVQPLLPTGAAVARGEVIARVAPGPGGPGGPGGSVGPGGLGRCPVSCLHWGLLRGQRYLDPLALVGLGHARLLPPDQAAAD comes from the coding sequence ATGACCTCTCTCCACACCCCCGGCGGCACCGGCTGCCGCCCGCCCCACCTCGACGGCCGGACCCTGCTGCTGGCCGTCGGCGTGCTGCTGTGGCTGGCGATGGCGCTGGTCGGCCGCCCGCATCCGGCGCACGCGGCGGTCGTCCTGCACCCGGATCCGCTGCCCTACCACGATCGGCTGCCGTACCACGATCGGCTGCCCCGGGCAGCCGCCCCGCCGCCCGGGCCGCTGCTGCCGGTGGGGCGGCTGCCCGGGGACCTGCTGCGCCGCTTCGACCCGCCGCCGCTTCCCTGGGCCGCCGGGCACCGGGGGGTGGACCTCGCGGCGGCCGTCGGCACCCCGGTGCTGGCGGTGCGCGAGGGCGTGGTCACCTTCTCCGGGACGGTCGCCGGCGTGGGCGTGCTCACCGTCACCCACCCCGGCATCGGCGAACCGGCGCTGCGGACGACCTACGAGCCGGTCCAGCCGCTGTTGCCGACGGGGGCCGCGGTGGCCAGGGGCGAGGTGATCGCCCGGGTCGCCCCCGGGCCGGGCGGTCCCGGCGGACCGGGCGGATCGGTCGGGCCCGGCGGGCTGGGCCGCTGCCCGGTGAGCTGCCTGCACTGGGGGCTGCTGCGGGGGCAGCGCTACCTCGATCCGCTGGCCCTGGTCGGGCTCGGACACGCCCGGCTGCTGCCACCGGACCAGGCGGCCGCCGACTGA